One window of the Halococcus agarilyticus genome contains the following:
- the nreA gene encoding DNA repair protein NreA — MRLDEYFEEIERDEAAERRELVKKKSYAITDYLEDVEHEFDRRVSDDALLGSTSPTIFVGRSSYPNVSTGVLSPVGNEKRAADFETGGHWYDRNFSIEDVFQHRTGLVNSTQRAAVDNVADAWNGFLGTQREVAIADKPVDVEIGLDGPLDVDFEVSEQDVSSPTGPRAQAKSATLTENPHVPQPVKKTLEDDDWHAAGAMNYLYNRGFDVYDINTILSAGALGEGANRRLVPTRWSITAVDDTVGKFLRGGLRNATSVDKTEVYYNEYLGNKFWIVLAPGSWEFELVEFKAPGSVWNPDPDRGMWIAADREGYEGRTSYVDETAGAYYAARLGVLEHLDEHDRQASVLVCRHVTPDYWGPTGVWQVRETVRDAFADEPGTAQSFGAALRELGPQLPVSLARLRRKSSLAAGVQSQLAEFG; from the coding sequence ATGCGGCTCGACGAGTACTTCGAGGAAATCGAGCGCGACGAGGCCGCAGAGCGCCGCGAGCTGGTGAAAAAGAAATCCTACGCGATCACCGACTACCTCGAAGACGTCGAACACGAGTTCGATCGGCGGGTCTCGGACGACGCGCTGCTCGGCTCCACGTCGCCGACGATCTTCGTCGGGCGATCCTCCTATCCGAACGTCTCGACGGGCGTGCTTTCCCCGGTGGGCAACGAGAAGCGTGCCGCCGACTTCGAGACCGGCGGTCACTGGTACGACCGGAACTTCTCGATCGAGGACGTCTTCCAGCACCGCACAGGATTGGTGAACTCGACTCAGCGCGCCGCCGTCGACAACGTCGCCGACGCGTGGAACGGGTTTCTGGGCACCCAGCGCGAGGTCGCGATCGCCGACAAACCTGTCGACGTCGAGATCGGGCTCGACGGACCGCTCGACGTGGATTTCGAGGTCTCCGAACAGGACGTTTCCTCGCCGACCGGGCCGCGCGCCCAAGCGAAGAGCGCGACGCTGACCGAGAACCCCCACGTCCCGCAGCCAGTCAAGAAGACCCTGGAGGACGACGACTGGCACGCAGCGGGCGCGATGAACTACCTCTACAACCGGGGGTTCGACGTCTACGACATCAACACCATCCTCTCGGCCGGCGCGCTCGGGGAGGGCGCGAACCGGCGGCTCGTGCCCACCAGATGGTCGATCACCGCGGTCGACGACACCGTCGGGAAATTTCTCCGGGGCGGGCTCCGGAACGCGACCTCCGTCGACAAGACCGAGGTGTACTACAACGAATATTTGGGAAACAAGTTCTGGATCGTGCTCGCGCCCGGCAGCTGGGAGTTCGAGCTGGTGGAGTTCAAAGCGCCCGGCAGCGTCTGGAACCCCGATCCCGATCGCGGGATGTGGATCGCGGCCGACCGCGAAGGCTACGAGGGTCGGACGAGCTACGTCGACGAGACCGCGGGTGCGTACTACGCCGCGCGGCTCGGTGTGCTCGAACACCTGGACGAGCACGACCGGCAGGCCTCGGTGCTGGTCTGCCGTCACGTCACGCCCGACTACTGGGGCCCCACTGGAGTCTGGCAGGTGCGCGAGACAGTCAGGGATGCCTTCGCGGACGAGCCGGGCACGGCCCAGTCGTTCGGGGCGGCGCTCCGCGAACTCGGCCCGCAGCTCCCGGTCTCGCTCGCGCGCCTCCGTCGGAAGTCGTCGCTGGCGGCGGGTGTCCAGTCACAGCTCGCCGAGTTCGGGTAA
- a CDS encoding transcription initiation factor IIB — translation MTRSTRQRERQAETEHEADEREGETEGVRDCPECDSENLVKSADRGEIVCDDCGLVVEEENIDPGPEWRAFNHAERQQKSRVGAPTTQTMHDKGLTTTIDWKDKDAYGRSISSKKRSQMHRLRKWQERIRTKDAGERNLQFALSEIDRMASALGVPRSVREVASVIYRRALSDDLIRGRSIEGVATSALYAACRKEGIPRSLEEISEVSRVNRKEIGRTYRYISQELGLEMRPVDPKKYVPRFCSELTLSEEVQSKANDIIETTAEKGLLSGKSPTGYAAAAIYAASLLCNEKKTQREVADVAQVTEVTIRNRYQEQIEAMGIHG, via the coding sequence ATGACACGGTCCACTCGTCAGCGGGAGCGGCAGGCCGAGACCGAACACGAGGCGGACGAACGGGAGGGGGAAACGGAGGGAGTGCGGGACTGTCCCGAGTGTGATTCTGAAAACCTAGTCAAGAGCGCGGACCGCGGGGAGATCGTCTGTGACGACTGTGGCCTGGTCGTCGAGGAGGAGAACATCGATCCGGGCCCGGAGTGGCGCGCGTTCAACCACGCCGAGCGCCAGCAGAAATCCCGTGTGGGTGCGCCGACCACCCAGACGATGCACGACAAGGGGCTCACCACTACGATCGACTGGAAGGACAAGGACGCCTACGGGCGATCGATCTCCTCGAAGAAACGCTCCCAGATGCACCGACTCCGCAAGTGGCAGGAGCGCATCCGAACGAAGGACGCCGGCGAGCGAAACCTCCAGTTCGCGCTCAGCGAGATCGATCGGATGGCGAGCGCGCTCGGCGTTCCCCGCTCGGTACGCGAGGTCGCCTCCGTCATCTACCGGCGCGCACTCTCGGACGACCTCATCCGCGGGCGCTCGATCGAGGGCGTCGCCACGTCGGCGCTGTACGCGGCCTGTCGGAAGGAGGGCATCCCCCGAAGCCTCGAGGAGATCTCTGAAGTATCGCGCGTCAATCGCAAGGAGATCGGCCGAACCTATCGATACATCTCCCAGGAACTCGGCCTCGAAATGCGTCCCGTCGATCCCAAGAAGTACGTCCCCCGCTTCTGTTCGGAACTCACCCTCTCCGAAGAAGTCCAGTCGAAGGCCAACGACATCATCGAGACTACCGCCGAGAAGGGCCTGCTCTCGGGGAAATCACCCACCGGGTACGCCGCTGCCGCCATTTATGCAGCTTCCCTGCTCTGTAACGAGAAGAAGACCCAGCGCGAGGTCGCCGACGTCGCCCAGGTGACCGAGGTCACCATCCGCAATCGGTATCAGGAGCAGATCGAGGCGATGGGGATTCACGGGTAG
- a CDS encoding DUF5789 family protein — protein MADDENGEGEDEGAVVELGEGESIDGVPLARATSRLTWGMEKSRLERRIGDIEIRTSDGPRRIDDVLAEIDQTYFERRQEFESHVHEVVGTGPVPTSDE, from the coding sequence ATGGCTGACGACGAGAACGGCGAAGGCGAGGACGAGGGGGCGGTCGTCGAGCTCGGCGAGGGCGAATCGATCGACGGCGTTCCGCTCGCGCGGGCGACGTCACGACTGACGTGGGGGATGGAGAAGTCCCGGCTCGAACGGCGGATCGGTGACATCGAAATCCGGACGTCCGATGGACCACGCCGGATCGACGACGTGCTGGCGGAGATCGACCAGACGTACTTCGAGCGCCGCCAGGAGTTCGAGTCCCACGTTCACGAGGTCGTCGGCACGGGACCGGTGCCGACCTCGGACGAGTAG
- a CDS encoding glycoside hydrolase family 2 protein, producing the protein MELREWEAAAVDPAEGPPTVDEWTAVDSPRPSRLAGEHAVAYRTSFADPREGAGRALLELHGLSPRGRVWLNDEFRGTHDTPFTPFRTVFDPAPENELLVECRAPENRFDDAGEASPANEPTIPGVRRASVEPTPENVVTDLTIRHYATDDGTGVNAIVTVDAGTDLQNRITLSLRRTGTDGMSALSQVGVTADAGERVTVRGQLTVRDPDRWHPHGFGAQDRYVVDAALGGSERTATTGFRTVESSADGMVVNGTRVPIRGWCSRSATPETVERALAANATLVRPVGAVPPPAFYDAADEAGLLVLQDVPLAPGEFDVERPRRVARTLGGTYGHHPSLAGFGVRDDAASFESATDESDRYALRATGSGDPAATASAAAAALPDDVPAFVLPGFDAGPDEVTTANAWVLDGFAGADDPLDAGAQTRYVVPGTGAGAAARARRALESLRQSGRPIVTALSPAASEHAVDAVETAFEPVKAFLDESTRGATRVVVVNDTPEPVGGNLAWTAADADGTLSVEISPLSWDAVGEIDVPADARAVELSLSIGGRDVITTVKR; encoded by the coding sequence ATGGAACTCCGCGAGTGGGAAGCCGCAGCCGTCGATCCCGCGGAGGGACCACCGACCGTCGACGAGTGGACGGCGGTCGATTCGCCGCGTCCGTCGCGGCTCGCCGGCGAGCACGCCGTCGCCTACCGGACATCGTTCGCGGATCCGCGCGAGGGGGCGGGTCGTGCGCTGCTCGAACTCCACGGCCTCTCGCCCCGCGGGCGCGTCTGGCTGAACGACGAGTTCCGCGGCACGCACGACACCCCGTTCACGCCGTTCCGAACGGTGTTCGACCCCGCTCCCGAGAACGAACTCCTCGTCGAATGTCGCGCGCCCGAGAACCGATTCGACGACGCCGGGGAGGCGTCGCCGGCGAACGAGCCAACGATCCCTGGCGTCCGACGAGCGAGCGTCGAACCCACCCCCGAAAACGTCGTCACCGACCTCACGATCCGTCACTACGCAACCGACGACGGGACGGGCGTCAACGCGATCGTCACCGTCGACGCGGGCACCGACCTTCAGAACCGGATCACGCTCTCGCTTCGACGGACGGGCACGGACGGGATGAGCGCACTGAGCCAGGTCGGCGTCACCGCCGACGCGGGCGAGCGCGTGACCGTCCGCGGTCAGCTCACGGTCCGCGATCCGGACCGCTGGCATCCTCACGGGTTCGGTGCGCAGGATCGCTACGTCGTCGACGCCGCGCTCGGCGGGAGCGAACGCACCGCCACAACCGGCTTCCGAACGGTCGAGAGCAGCGCCGACGGGATGGTGGTCAACGGCACTCGTGTCCCGATCCGAGGGTGGTGTTCGCGGTCGGCCACCCCCGAGACAGTCGAGCGCGCGCTCGCGGCGAACGCGACTCTCGTCCGTCCTGTGGGTGCAGTCCCGCCGCCCGCGTTCTACGACGCCGCCGACGAGGCGGGGCTGCTCGTCCTTCAGGACGTTCCGCTCGCTCCCGGCGAGTTCGACGTCGAACGACCGCGCCGGGTCGCCCGCACCCTCGGTGGCACGTACGGCCACCACCCGAGCCTCGCGGGGTTCGGGGTCCGCGACGACGCCGCGAGCTTTGAATCCGCCACCGACGAGAGTGATCGCTATGCGCTCCGTGCGACCGGGAGCGGCGATCCCGCGGCGACCGCGAGCGCGGCCGCGGCGGCGCTGCCGGACGACGTCCCCGCCTTCGTCCTCCCGGGTTTCGACGCCGGTCCCGACGAGGTGACGACCGCGAACGCGTGGGTGCTCGACGGGTTCGCCGGTGCCGACGACCCGCTCGACGCCGGCGCACAGACCAGGTACGTGGTCCCGGGGACGGGTGCGGGCGCGGCCGCGCGGGCCAGACGCGCGCTCGAATCGCTCCGGCAGTCGGGTCGCCCGATCGTCACGGCACTCTCACCGGCGGCGAGCGAACACGCCGTCGACGCCGTCGAGACGGCGTTCGAACCGGTGAAAGCGTTTCTCGACGAGTCGACGCGAGGCGCGACCCGTGTCGTCGTGGTGAACGACACGCCCGAACCAGTGGGGGGAAACCTCGCGTGGACGGCCGCCGACGCCGACGGGACGCTGTCGGTCGAGATCAGCCCCCTCTCGTGGGACGCGGTCGGCGAGATCGACGTGCCGGCGGACGCACGAGCCGTCGAGCTGTCGCTGTCGATCGGCGGTCGTGACGTGATTACCACCGTCAAACGGTAG
- a CDS encoding CPBP family intramembrane glutamic endopeptidase: MAVRTFDRPRLSWVQVSLLWGGVLAVVWMAWSDAAGNTGLWARAARDAIVYLAGPGALAWLYGERLGWCVDREALRNTLLLALFVCPFYLVGSSLPTVRAYYPMWGTSTAFGAFLPHAVGQFVIVLAAETYFRGLLCVGVSDLGVKSAFISPVLYALQHAAKPPIELLLSGPTDVLFGVVDYRSGSILPSVVAHGLGLVLLDWLVLHPPLLPPERVAGWLRWLPVPV; the protein is encoded by the coding sequence GTGGCGGTCCGCACGTTCGATCGCCCCCGGCTCTCGTGGGTGCAGGTGTCGTTGCTGTGGGGCGGCGTCCTCGCGGTCGTGTGGATGGCGTGGAGCGACGCCGCGGGGAACACCGGGCTGTGGGCCCGTGCGGCCCGCGACGCGATCGTGTATCTCGCCGGGCCCGGCGCGCTGGCATGGCTGTACGGCGAGCGGCTGGGATGGTGCGTCGATCGCGAGGCACTTCGGAACACCCTGCTGCTCGCGCTGTTCGTCTGCCCCTTCTATCTCGTCGGCTCGTCACTCCCGACCGTGCGGGCGTACTACCCGATGTGGGGGACGAGCACGGCGTTCGGGGCCTTCTTGCCGCACGCCGTCGGCCAGTTCGTGATCGTGCTCGCGGCCGAGACCTATTTTCGAGGACTGCTCTGTGTGGGCGTCAGCGACCTCGGCGTGAAGAGCGCGTTCATCAGCCCGGTTCTGTACGCGCTCCAGCACGCGGCGAAACCGCCGATCGAGCTGCTCCTCTCGGGACCGACCGACGTCCTCTTCGGCGTGGTGGACTACCGGAGCGGCTCGATTTTGCCCTCGGTCGTGGCCCACGGTCTCGGACTGGTCCTCCTCGACTGGCTCGTGCTCCACCCGCCACTGCTCCCGCCCGAGCGGGTCGCCGGGTGGCTCCGATGGCTTCCAGTGCCGGTCTGA
- a CDS encoding CPBP family intramembrane glutamic endopeptidase encodes MNTTVEMGGAWGRLRAVGVGASITVAGFLAAAVLGYVVGNVVGLLDIELSLTTGFVLTVLLLQGVAFPLTAFGYLRLRGLSFSFLKARLPTLRDVLWILSGYVLVFALVFVLLLLVVNLGVPTASRTDQAALQDPGTLIWLIPLSLLVIGPGEELLFRGIIQSRLRESFGPVGAVVLASATFAPAHILALTGSIQALAATISLLFVPALVFGVTYELTDNLVVPSVIHGAYNATIFGIVYIGLRYGPAQPPGLL; translated from the coding sequence ATGAATACGACGGTCGAGATGGGCGGGGCATGGGGTCGGCTCCGTGCCGTCGGCGTCGGGGCGTCGATCACCGTGGCGGGCTTTCTGGCGGCAGCCGTGCTCGGCTATGTGGTCGGCAACGTAGTAGGTCTACTCGATATCGAACTCTCGCTGACCACGGGCTTCGTCCTGACGGTACTGCTCTTACAGGGCGTCGCCTTCCCGCTGACCGCGTTCGGCTATCTCCGATTACGTGGACTGTCGTTTTCGTTCCTGAAGGCACGCCTGCCGACCCTCCGTGACGTGCTCTGGATCCTGAGTGGCTACGTGCTGGTGTTCGCGCTGGTGTTCGTGCTCCTCCTGCTCGTCGTCAACCTCGGTGTCCCGACCGCGAGTCGAACGGATCAGGCCGCACTCCAGGATCCGGGAACTCTGATCTGGCTCATCCCGCTCTCGCTGCTGGTGATCGGGCCGGGCGAGGAGCTCCTCTTCCGGGGGATCATCCAGAGTCGACTCCGGGAGTCGTTCGGCCCGGTCGGTGCGGTCGTGCTCGCGAGCGCGACGTTCGCCCCGGCGCACATCCTCGCGCTCACCGGCTCGATCCAGGCGCTCGCGGCCACGATCTCGCTGCTGTTCGTCCCCGCGCTCGTCTTCGGCGTGACCTACGAACTCACCGACAACCTCGTCGTCCCGTCGGTCATCCACGGCGCGTACAACGCGACCATCTTCGGGATCGTCTACATCGGACTGCGCTACGGACCGGCCCAGCCGCCAGGGCTGCTGTGA
- a CDS encoding DNA-methyltransferase yields the protein MQTQHVTAVGDARDLALADDAIDLVVTSPPYPMIELWDELFADLDPAIGDHLEDEDGEAAFEAMHAALAPAWDELARVLKPEGIACINVGDATRSIDGEFQQYPNHAVVVEAMRERGFRSLPDILWRKPANRLTKFMGSGMVPTNAYTTLEHEYVLVFRNGSTREFVPGERRRYESAYFWEERNEWFSDLWTLTGTDQALDGEGRDRSGAFPLQLPLRLVNMYSVYGDRVLDPFSGTGTTTLAAMLAGRNSVAYDRDPALLAGFDDRIADLETRSRSYVQRRLDRHREFVTEREAADEELGYDAEHYDFPVVTNQERRIRLYAVEDVRPTVGGYAVEHAPFEP from the coding sequence GTGCAGACCCAGCACGTGACCGCGGTCGGCGACGCCCGCGACCTCGCCCTCGCCGACGACGCGATCGATCTCGTGGTCACGTCGCCGCCGTACCCGATGATCGAGCTCTGGGACGAACTCTTCGCCGACCTCGATCCGGCGATCGGCGACCATCTCGAAGACGAGGATGGCGAGGCGGCCTTCGAGGCGATGCACGCGGCGCTCGCCCCGGCGTGGGACGAACTCGCGCGCGTGCTCAAACCGGAGGGAATCGCGTGTATCAACGTCGGCGACGCCACCCGCTCGATCGACGGCGAGTTCCAGCAGTACCCGAACCACGCGGTCGTCGTCGAGGCGATGCGCGAACGCGGGTTCCGGTCGCTCCCCGATATCCTCTGGCGAAAGCCCGCCAATCGCCTCACCAAGTTCATGGGCTCGGGAATGGTGCCGACGAACGCCTACACCACCCTCGAACACGAGTACGTTCTCGTCTTTCGCAATGGATCGACCCGCGAGTTCGTTCCGGGCGAACGTCGACGCTACGAGAGCGCGTACTTCTGGGAGGAGCGCAACGAGTGGTTCTCCGACCTCTGGACGCTCACCGGCACCGATCAGGCGCTCGACGGCGAGGGCCGCGACCGCTCGGGCGCGTTCCCCCTCCAGCTCCCCCTCCGACTCGTCAACATGTACTCGGTCTACGGCGATCGCGTGCTCGACCCGTTCTCGGGCACCGGCACCACCACGCTCGCGGCGATGCTCGCCGGTCGAAACTCCGTCGCCTACGACCGCGACCCTGCCCTCCTCGCTGGATTCGACGATCGCATCGCCGACCTCGAAACCCGTTCTCGGTCCTACGTCCAGCGACGACTCGATCGTCACCGCGAGTTCGTCACGGAGCGCGAAGCGGCGGACGAGGAACTCGGCTACGACGCCGAACACTACGATTTCCCCGTCGTCACGAACCAGGAACGACGGATCCGGCTCTACGCCGTCGAGGACGTCCGCCCGACCGTCGGCGGATACGCTGTCGAGCACGCGCCGTTCGAGCCGTAG
- a CDS encoding type I 3-dehydroquinate dehydratase produces the protein MNFESLVLAAATADPTEEPAAREHADAVEFRMDLATDPLAALDDYDGELPILATNRTEAEGGGVAEEPERLDVLRRAAEQPAVEAIDVELATVTENENTGEGGGTDVVAHAHEHDASVVVSVHDFSGTPPQSELRRTLSRACEHGDVGKLATTAESVDDVLTLLSVTRDLDRDGRRVATMAMGAAGRHSRAIAPLYGSRIAYAPVDPDAATAPGQYDLATLAGLLDALR, from the coding sequence ATGAACTTCGAATCCCTCGTTCTCGCGGCGGCCACGGCCGACCCCACGGAGGAACCGGCCGCGCGCGAACACGCCGACGCGGTCGAGTTCCGGATGGACCTCGCGACCGACCCGCTCGCGGCGCTCGACGACTACGACGGCGAACTCCCGATACTGGCGACCAACCGGACGGAAGCCGAGGGCGGTGGGGTCGCCGAGGAGCCGGAACGACTCGACGTGCTCCGCCGGGCCGCCGAGCAGCCAGCCGTCGAAGCTATCGATGTCGAACTGGCGACAGTCACGGAGAACGAGAATACAGGAGAAGGTGGCGGTACGGATGTCGTCGCCCACGCCCACGAGCACGATGCGAGCGTCGTGGTCTCGGTTCACGACTTCTCGGGGACGCCACCCCAGTCGGAGCTTCGACGGACGCTCTCGCGAGCCTGTGAGCACGGCGACGTCGGGAAGCTCGCTACCACCGCCGAATCGGTCGACGACGTGCTCACGCTGCTCTCGGTCACCCGCGATCTCGATAGGGATGGCCGCCGGGTGGCGACGATGGCGATGGGTGCGGCGGGGCGACACTCCCGCGCGATCGCGCCGCTGTACGGCTCGCGGATCGCGTACGCGCCCGTCGACCCGGACGCGGCGACCGCGCCTGGCCAGTACGACCTCGCGACGCTCGCCGGCCTGCTCGACGCGCTACGGTGA
- a CDS encoding DUF373 family protein, whose amino-acid sequence MSSLVVCIDRGAVIADTAGETPVVGERAVRSLVTEVGLDDPEDSRVNCLLEGLRLTRERHDEGEEPVLAVVSAPDESVDSDRAIAKQVDDLLAAHPVESAVIVTDNAADERLVHVIESRVRVDGVSRVVVRQARDLESTYYLLKQFLADEQLRTTVLVPIGLFLLAMPVLVAVQNVTAALAAVASVAGLFLLYKGLGVDHALAVLAGGVRDGLYTGRVSIVTTVVAAGLALVGIVAGVISATPLASEANVLTTAMAFLFDSVPWLAIAALTASVGRALDEWLRNDRVGNAALNLPFVVVAVAFVVRGFAAYFLERAGVIEPLTVPPMALGIVSVRGFAVTGDVRLVAFVVLGVCISLLGVGVAARLGDWLAVEEPAESP is encoded by the coding sequence GTGAGCAGCCTCGTCGTCTGCATCGATCGCGGCGCGGTCATCGCCGATACCGCGGGCGAGACGCCGGTGGTCGGCGAGCGAGCGGTGCGCTCGCTCGTCACCGAGGTCGGGCTCGACGACCCCGAGGACAGTCGGGTGAACTGCCTGCTCGAAGGCCTTCGGCTCACACGCGAGCGTCACGACGAGGGCGAGGAGCCAGTTCTCGCGGTGGTGTCGGCCCCGGACGAGTCGGTCGACAGCGACCGGGCGATCGCCAAGCAGGTCGACGATCTCCTCGCCGCCCACCCCGTGGAATCGGCGGTGATCGTGACCGACAACGCGGCCGACGAGCGGCTGGTCCACGTGATCGAGAGCCGCGTTCGAGTGGATGGGGTCTCGCGGGTCGTGGTGCGCCAGGCGCGCGACCTCGAATCCACGTACTACCTCCTGAAGCAGTTCCTCGCCGACGAACAGCTCCGCACTACTGTCCTCGTCCCGATCGGCCTCTTCTTGCTCGCGATGCCCGTCCTGGTCGCCGTGCAGAACGTGACGGCCGCGCTCGCGGCGGTCGCCAGCGTCGCCGGCCTCTTCCTCCTCTACAAGGGCCTCGGCGTCGACCACGCGCTCGCGGTGCTCGCGGGCGGGGTGCGCGACGGGCTCTACACCGGCCGGGTCTCGATCGTGACGACCGTGGTCGCGGCGGGGCTCGCCCTCGTCGGGATCGTCGCGGGCGTCATCAGCGCCACGCCACTCGCAAGCGAGGCGAACGTGCTGACGACCGCGATGGCCTTCCTGTTCGACAGCGTGCCGTGGCTGGCGATCGCCGCGCTGACCGCAAGCGTCGGCCGTGCGCTCGACGAGTGGCTCCGGAACGATCGGGTCGGAAACGCCGCGCTCAACCTCCCGTTCGTGGTAGTAGCGGTCGCGTTCGTCGTCCGCGGGTTCGCGGCGTACTTCCTCGAACGAGCCGGCGTGATCGAACCGCTAACTGTGCCACCGATGGCGCTCGGGATCGTCTCGGTCCGAGGGTTCGCGGTCACCGGCGACGTCCGGCTGGTGGCGTTCGTGGTGTTGGGCGTCTGTATCAGCCTGCTCGGCGTCGGCGTGGCCGCCCGGCTCGGCGACTGGCTCGCGGTCGAGGAACCCGCCGAGTCACCGTAG
- the sppA gene encoding signal peptide peptidase SppA — MTDHRSRRRALGGIVAGATAGAGVWGTIKRLRSQVSDGYDVAEVAVEGPITREGSRLPSSRQRSIPADKVVAEIERADDDPNVRALIVKLNTPGGEVLPSEDIRLAAERFSGPTIAYATDTCASGGYWIASGCDELWAREASIVGSIGVRGSNVNAKGLADKLGLEYQPLNAGEYKDAGFPLKEPEEEDQEYLQGIVDDYYETFVERVAEGRGLDEETVRETEARIYLGADANENGLVDELGTREDIEDHLADRLDTHEVTVEEFEPQQNFLERLRAESQGVAYAFGAGVAGAVGADEEFRLRL; from the coding sequence ATGACGGATCACCGATCCAGGCGGCGAGCGCTCGGCGGCATCGTTGCGGGCGCGACCGCCGGTGCGGGAGTGTGGGGGACGATCAAGCGACTTCGATCCCAAGTCAGCGACGGCTACGACGTCGCCGAGGTCGCGGTCGAGGGACCGATCACGCGCGAGGGGAGCCGTCTCCCGAGCAGCCGGCAGCGCTCGATTCCCGCCGACAAGGTGGTCGCGGAGATCGAACGCGCCGACGATGATCCGAACGTCCGGGCGCTGATCGTGAAACTCAACACACCCGGCGGCGAAGTGCTCCCGAGCGAGGACATCCGACTCGCTGCCGAGCGCTTTTCGGGGCCGACGATCGCGTACGCGACCGACACCTGCGCGAGCGGCGGGTACTGGATCGCCAGCGGGTGTGACGAACTCTGGGCGCGCGAGGCCAGCATCGTCGGCTCGATCGGCGTCCGTGGCTCGAACGTGAACGCGAAGGGGCTCGCGGACAAGCTCGGGCTCGAATACCAGCCGCTCAACGCGGGCGAGTACAAGGACGCGGGATTCCCGCTGAAAGAGCCAGAGGAGGAGGATCAGGAGTACCTCCAGGGGATCGTCGACGACTACTACGAGACGTTCGTCGAGCGGGTCGCCGAGGGACGGGGGCTCGACGAGGAAACGGTCAGGGAGACCGAGGCACGGATCTACTTGGGGGCCGACGCCAACGAGAACGGACTGGTCGACGAGCTCGGTACCCGTGAGGACATCGAAGACCACCTCGCCGATCGACTCGACACCCACGAGGTCACCGTCGAGGAGTTCGAGCCCCAACAGAACTTCCTCGAACGACTTCGAGCCGAATCACAGGGCGTGGCGTACGCCTTCGGCGCGGGCGTCGCGGGCGCGGTCGGGGCTGACGAGGAGTTCCGACTCCGACTGTAG
- a CDS encoding coiled-coil protein, whose translation MPSTIDQSANVELTDDDLDSDSKGQLIKLAGKLRDRRNDLNQMASERASKRDELNAKTREQVDAAQEHREKRDELNDQVQEHKSKRNELNAEANELFDEVDDMKSDLELDEGKDLDELESEIEDLEFKQQTEVLSAEDERELIEKIENKRDEYRQRQEALDETDGLEEVKAEAEEVRAEASEHHEKVTELADEAQEHHNQMIEAYREADDVRDEADEWHEKFVEAQETADRHHEDFVEVQKRLREMDKEEEEERKSERDKKREEAEAEAEEIYEQFKQGETLDTEDLMKLQKAGKL comes from the coding sequence ATGCCAAGCACAATCGATCAATCAGCGAACGTCGAACTCACCGACGACGACCTCGACAGCGACTCGAAAGGCCAGCTCATCAAACTCGCCGGCAAGCTCCGCGACCGGCGCAACGACTTGAACCAGATGGCCTCCGAGCGTGCCAGCAAGCGCGACGAGCTCAACGCGAAAACCCGCGAGCAGGTCGACGCCGCCCAAGAGCACAGGGAAAAACGCGACGAGCTGAACGACCAGGTACAGGAGCACAAGTCGAAACGCAACGAGCTCAACGCCGAGGCCAACGAGCTGTTCGACGAGGTCGACGACATGAAGTCCGACCTCGAACTCGACGAGGGGAAGGACCTCGACGAGCTCGAATCCGAGATCGAGGACCTCGAGTTCAAGCAGCAGACCGAGGTGCTCTCGGCCGAGGACGAGCGCGAGCTGATCGAGAAGATCGAGAACAAGCGCGACGAGTATCGACAGCGACAGGAGGCGCTCGACGAGACCGACGGGCTCGAAGAGGTCAAGGCCGAGGCCGAGGAGGTCCGTGCGGAGGCCTCCGAACACCACGAGAAGGTCACCGAGCTCGCCGACGAGGCCCAGGAACACCACAACCAGATGATCGAGGCCTATCGCGAGGCCGACGACGTCCGCGACGAGGCCGACGAGTGGCACGAGAAGTTCGTCGAGGCCCAGGAGACCGCCGACCGCCACCACGAGGACTTCGTCGAGGTGCAAAAGCGCCTGCGCGAGATGGACAAGGAGGAAGAAGAGGAGCGCAAATCCGAGCGCGACAAGAAGCGCGAGGAGGCCGAGGCCGAGGCCGAGGAGATCTACGAGCAGTTCAAGCAGGGCGAGACCCTCGACACCGAGGACCTGATGAAACTGCAGAAAGCGGGCAAGCTCTAG